The genomic window AGATTCAAATTTTTTATTTATAATTATTCTTTATAAATGAATTCATATCTAGATGGAAGAACCTGATGCTGTCAGGAAAAGTTAAGTTCCAAACCTTATAGAATTATCTAATTAAAATGGTAAATAGTAATGAATAATAGTTATGTCTTGTTTATGTGTCATAATCGATGACAAATTTCTGGAACCTTTTACATGGAGAGAGGTCCTACTCAAGAACAAACTTTTGAATCTATTCTTAGAGAACGAGGGGTAAGTGATAAAGATATCGGATGGGTACTTTCTAAATTAGATAGTCAAGAATATATTTTAGATTACTGTCATTACATTGCATGCATACTCAGCAAAGAGTCTGAAACTCATGCGAAAGATATTTTTATTAATCGATTTTTTTCTCTGACTATTAAAGATATTACCAGTGAACATAAGATAAATGATCTCTTGCAAGAATGTATAGATAAAAAGAAAATATGGACATTACTTGAAAAGAACTTGGGAGCTACTTGTATAAAGCTTCCAGATGCGAGTATAAATGGTCAAAGATATTTGTTTTTGTTTGGTCCAAATAAAAAATGTCCTGAGCTAACAAATATAGATTCATTTGTATTCTTCTCTCCAAATGACTTACAAGGCCCAAAAAAACAGAATCCATTAGAAATGTGTTCTCTTCGATTAGCTTGAAAAGTTAGAAGTGAAATTTATTGGATTTTTCTTATCTCAGGCCTTAACTTTGTCTATTTCTGGGAAAAGCATATTGATATAAGCCATTATTATCACAACTAGTGGAGGCATATTTGTTTTGTCGTCTTGTGTGATTCGTTTCATCTCTGATACGAAACCCTTAGCTTCTTGCTCGCTAATAATATACTCTGGGTTTTTTTCTACTTGTTCAACTAGGGATTTGATTTGATTTGCAGAATTCATTAATTAAAGTGTTGCTCTATGCCAACAAAACGCATGATATATGCAACTACAATAATAGATAAATAAAACTTATCATGTTTGTTTATGGTTTTTGCTTGGCGAGCTAGGAATAATTCGCTCTCATTTTTGTATAGATAGGATCATTTCTCGCTCAGTGTCTTCATCAGCAATCATTGCTAATAATTAATCAGATATATTTACTTACTTTCATGGCTGAAAAAGGAAAGAAGATAATTACCTATGTGTAGCTATGATGCCGCAGATTACTCTTTTAGCTTCTCAGTTGATTTTTCTGACAGTATTTGTGATGAGTTTTTCTTTTATATCAGGTGAGAGTTTTACTTCCCTTGAAAGTAACCTATCTCCAGTTTATTTAGAGGAGGTTACTACCTCTCTATATGACTGACTTCTTTTCCCTATTTTAAATATCTTGAAGACATTTAGTTTAGTAATCAAATAGTCTAGAAAATGTAGATTAAAAAATTTTGTGGATATGCACTTTTCATACCTGTGTTTGACTATAACCACGGCAACATGAATACAAGCTTGATGTTTTGCTAGTTTTTATCAAGTTGATTCAGAAATTTTCTACTTCTCTCGTGCTGTGCATTAGAAAAGAAAATATCTGGCGTAGATCTCTCGATGACTTTTCCTGAGTCCATAAATAAAACTTGATCACTTACGTCTTTAGCAAAACCAATTTCATGTGTTACTACAACCATGGTCATTCCCTGTTCAGCAAGCTTTCTCATTGCATCGAGTACTTCGTTTATTCGCTCTGGATCTAATGCACTAGTGGGTTCATCGAATAACAATAGTTCAGGCTTTAAGGCTAGAGCTCTAGCAATCGCTACTCTTTGTTGTTCTCCGCCACTTAGTTGGCTTGGATATTTTTTTGCATGTGAATCTATTCCCATTTGACTTAAAAGATACATACCATATTCTTCAGCTTCAATTGGACGAAGTTTTTGTACATGTACTGGTGCGAGAGTGATATTGTCTAGTATTGATAGATGAGGGAATAAATTAAATTGTTGAAAAACCATCCC from Prochlorococcus marinus XMU1408 includes these protein-coding regions:
- a CDS encoding amino acid ABC transporter ATP-binding protein; amino-acid sequence: MEPVVIAKNLTKSYTKGLLALDNVSLTLNKGKVLVVMGPSGSGKSTLIRTFNGLETFDRGELNVLGIKINRNHEARKIQKIRKRVGMVFQQFNLFPHLSILDNITLAPVHVQKLRPIEAEEYGMYLLSQMGIDSHAKKYPSQLSGGEQQRVAIARALALKPELLLFDEPTSALDPERINEVLDAMRKLAEQGMTMVVVTHEIGFAKDVSDQVLFMDSGKVIERSTPDIFFSNAQHERSRKFLNQLDKN